A window of Bacteroidota bacterium contains these coding sequences:
- a CDS encoding ferritin — MSSSPASGKSVNKTVEAAINSQIQAEFQSAYLYLAMSARFNEMGFSGFAHWLRLQWEEETEHALKFYEFLLSRDGTIELGGLDKPVIQFETPLEAFEQVLGHEQYITGRIHELYDLATKNKDYPLQTLLNWFVDEQVEEEDSVRAVIDTLRLIGDSGSNLFLLDRELGARQPEEEE; from the coding sequence ATGAGTAGCTCTCCCGCCTCCGGCAAAAGTGTAAACAAAACTGTTGAAGCCGCAATTAATTCGCAGATTCAAGCTGAATTTCAATCAGCGTATCTGTACCTCGCGATGTCTGCCCGGTTCAACGAAATGGGATTCAGTGGCTTTGCCCACTGGCTCCGCCTGCAATGGGAAGAAGAAACAGAGCACGCCCTCAAATTCTACGAGTTTCTGCTCTCGCGCGATGGTACCATTGAACTCGGGGGACTGGATAAACCCGTTATCCAGTTCGAAACACCACTCGAAGCCTTTGAACAAGTGCTGGGCCATGAGCAGTACATTACCGGTCGTATCCATGAACTGTACGACCTTGCAACAAAAAACAAAGACTACCCGCTGCAAACCTTGCTCAACTGGTTTGTTGATGAACAGGTCGAAGAAGAGGACTCTGTTCGGGCAGTTATCGACACCCTGCGCCTGATTGGTGATTCTGGCTCCAACCTTTTCCTGCTAGACCGCGAACTCGGTGCGCGCCAGCCTGAAGAAGAAGAGTAG
- a CDS encoding response regulator, with protein sequence MAVPQILWADDEIDLLKPHILFLESKGYTVTSVSNGSDAVERVRQTRFDMVLLDEQMPGMGGLETLAGIKEIDPDMPVVIVTKSEEEYLMEEALGQQISDYLTKPVNPSQILLTCKRILERTRLRSEKASQTYLQSFNQISASLMNPLSHQEWVELYLKLVNYDLSLEGDDGARQVLDDQYREANREFGRFVEKSYRDWIASVSEPAGEHRPVLSHEVVNKFVLPHLGRKKPVIFMVIDCMRHDQWLQFEKLLYPLFNFSKAYHYSILPTATPYSRNAIFSGLLPHDLERQFPSLWSKGEEDEHSRNRNEEAFLSKLLERKAPSTRMRYEKLVTTQHGREFAQNINEFFQSDLSAIVVNFVDILAHTRSDSAVLKEIAPDEKAYRALTRTWFEHSWLFQAFQSLAEQDCTVVITSDHGAVRSLHPTKVIGDRETSTALRYKYGRNLKCDEKHAIFVKDPLDFGLPSRGINTNYIIAKEDYYFVYPTNYNHYVNMYRDTMQHGGVTMEEVILPVITMNPKR encoded by the coding sequence ATGGCAGTACCTCAGATTTTGTGGGCGGACGACGAGATTGATTTATTAAAGCCGCATATTCTTTTTCTAGAAAGCAAGGGCTACACAGTAACAAGCGTTTCAAACGGTTCTGATGCCGTGGAGCGTGTGCGGCAAACCCGGTTTGATATGGTATTGCTCGATGAGCAGATGCCGGGAATGGGTGGATTGGAAACACTGGCCGGCATCAAGGAGATCGACCCTGACATGCCCGTTGTGATTGTGACCAAAAGTGAAGAAGAATACCTGATGGAAGAGGCGCTGGGGCAGCAAATCAGTGACTACCTGACCAAACCCGTCAATCCCAGCCAAATTCTCCTGACGTGCAAGCGTATCCTGGAGCGCACGCGGCTGCGTAGCGAAAAGGCATCCCAAACCTACCTCCAATCGTTCAATCAGATCAGTGCGTCGCTGATGAATCCGCTCTCGCACCAGGAGTGGGTTGAGCTTTACTTAAAGCTGGTTAACTACGACCTTTCGCTGGAAGGTGATGATGGTGCGCGGCAAGTGCTGGATGATCAGTATCGGGAGGCCAACAGAGAATTTGGTCGCTTTGTAGAGAAAAGTTATCGCGACTGGATCGCCAGCGTATCCGAGCCGGCAGGTGAGCATCGTCCGGTGTTGTCCCATGAGGTGGTTAACAAATTTGTGTTGCCCCACCTGGGCCGGAAAAAGCCGGTTATCTTTATGGTAATCGACTGTATGCGGCATGACCAATGGCTGCAGTTTGAAAAACTGTTATATCCATTGTTCAACTTCAGCAAGGCGTATCATTATTCGATTTTGCCGACGGCGACACCATACTCCCGAAATGCTATTTTTAGCGGTTTGCTGCCGCACGACCTGGAGCGGCAATTTCCTTCGCTCTGGTCAAAGGGGGAAGAAGATGAGCACAGCCGCAACAGGAATGAAGAAGCGTTTCTGTCGAAGCTGCTTGAGCGTAAAGCACCCAGCACCCGTATGCGGTACGAAAAGCTGGTTACAACGCAGCATGGCCGGGAATTCGCACAGAACATCAATGAGTTTTTTCAGAGCGACCTGAGCGCCATTGTGGTGAACTTTGTGGATATCCTCGCCCACACCCGGTCGGACTCTGCCGTACTCAAAGAAATTGCGCCCGACGAAAAAGCATACCGCGCCCTTACGCGCACCTGGTTTGAGCATTCCTGGCTGTTCCAGGCCTTTCAGAGCCTCGCTGAGCAAGACTGCACGGTTGTGATCACCAGTGACCATGGCGCTGTGAGAAGCTTGCATCCTACCAAGGTGATAGGAGACAGGGAAACGTCTACAGCTTTGCGGTATAAGTACGGCCGGAATCTGAAATGCGACGAAAAGCACGCGATTTTTGTAAAGGACCCGCTTGATTTTGGCTTGCCAAGCCGTGGCATCAACACCAACTATATTATCGCGAAAGAAGATTACTATTTTGTCTACCCGACAAATTATAATCATTACGTCAACATGTATCGTGATACCATGCAGCATGGGGGTGTTACCATGGAAGAAGTTATCCTGCCTGTTATAACGATGAACCCGAAGCGGTAG
- a CDS encoding efflux RND transporter permease subunit, producing the protein MSDIKPQGPVAWMAQNGVAANLLMIFLLVGGLFSLSTIVQEVFPEFSLDTIQISVQYPGATPVEIEESIVQRIEERIKSVEGVKEITAVASESVGSVSAEVTIDADVSRVLDDIKAEVDRIITFPDETERPEVREVTNRQSALRIALYGSVSERALKEVAYQVEEELAALPEITYVETSGVRNYEISINVPNEVLQAYGLTLRDIAQAVRQGSLDLPAGNIRTSAQEVRVRTLGQNYSQQDFEDIVVLSALDGTKVKLSQIAKVSDGFEETQLVTRYNGQRAAFVEVFRTSDERVLEVVAAASEHIDNKIRANLPEGVSIEIWEDNAQNLRDRMSLLAKNAMIGLLLVIIALAFFLNIRLAFWTAVGIGISFIAAFSVMQFFGVTLNLMSLFAFILAIGIVVDDAIVVGENIYAAREKGASASEAAILGAKRITRPVIFAVCTTVVAFIPLLFVPGMMGKIFTAIPIVVIAVLGLSLIESLLILPYHLSHLPAPGEKTKNPVMRAFETIQGYVDRGLKRFSNGPLRRALRFSTTNPGVVVAGAFAMVILSVGLIAGGYLRITFFPAIEADVVTATLEMPEGTSITETRRIADRIEEGGRATSLAIQNTLTDDAPELMTAVYTVVGQRAQQGGPDGGGSSGLQANVANVQIRLLPGEQRTIAAERFANEWRDRVGQVTEAKVLNFKSELMNFGAPVAVEVSHPNPTTLKVITNRIMDELALYEGVYDIESDQSEGTREVQLELKPAARSLGLTLDGLAREVRAGFFGEEALRVQRGREDVRVYVRLPQDERNAIADLEAFRVPLANGSEVPLGSVAAVSFGSAPASINRKEGKRVVTLSAEVNESIVTGQEITAQLQEVNLPALQQDYPQMQYSFGGEQEEQAESMGALGRGFLLALLAIYALLAIPFRSYTQPLIIMSAIPFGIIGAFLGHFFLGIPVGLLSMFGIIGLSGVVVNDGLVMIDFVNELHKKGMPMKEAIIEGAMTRFRPILLTSITTFLGIAPIIFEKSLQAQFLIPMAVSLGFGILFATVILMLLVPAMAMIQYKVTTWFARKFGSDAAQMQVSPEPAA; encoded by the coding sequence ATGAGTGATATAAAACCACAAGGACCCGTTGCCTGGATGGCGCAAAATGGTGTCGCAGCAAACTTGCTGATGATCTTTTTGCTGGTGGGTGGCCTGTTCTCGCTGAGCACCATTGTGCAGGAAGTTTTTCCTGAATTCAGCCTGGATACGATCCAGATTAGCGTACAGTATCCGGGCGCTACACCAGTAGAAATAGAAGAATCGATTGTCCAGCGTATCGAAGAGCGCATTAAGTCGGTTGAGGGCGTGAAAGAGATCACGGCTGTTGCTTCCGAAAGCGTCGGCTCTGTTTCTGCAGAAGTTACCATTGATGCTGATGTTAGCCGTGTGCTGGATGATATCAAGGCAGAAGTGGACCGCATCATTACGTTCCCCGATGAAACGGAACGCCCGGAAGTACGCGAAGTCACAAACCGGCAGAGTGCACTGCGTATTGCGCTTTATGGTTCAGTCAGTGAACGCGCGTTGAAAGAAGTTGCCTACCAGGTTGAAGAAGAGCTCGCTGCATTACCTGAAATCACCTACGTAGAAACAAGTGGGGTACGGAATTACGAGATTTCTATCAATGTACCCAACGAAGTATTGCAGGCGTACGGGTTGACGCTGCGTGACATCGCCCAGGCGGTGCGCCAGGGCAGCCTCGATTTACCGGCCGGCAACATCCGGACAAGCGCGCAGGAAGTACGCGTCCGTACCCTCGGCCAAAACTACAGCCAGCAAGACTTCGAAGACATTGTCGTGCTGAGCGCACTGGATGGCACAAAGGTTAAGTTGAGCCAGATTGCCAAGGTGTCCGACGGGTTTGAGGAAACACAGCTTGTGACGCGCTACAACGGACAACGCGCCGCTTTTGTGGAGGTCTTCCGGACTTCCGATGAACGCGTGCTTGAAGTTGTTGCGGCAGCTTCGGAGCACATCGACAACAAAATCCGGGCAAATTTACCCGAAGGCGTCTCGATCGAAATTTGGGAAGACAATGCCCAGAATTTGCGCGACCGCATGTCGTTGCTCGCAAAAAATGCCATGATCGGGTTGCTGCTTGTAATTATTGCACTGGCCTTTTTCCTGAATATCAGACTGGCATTCTGGACGGCGGTCGGGATTGGGATTTCCTTTATAGCTGCCTTTTCTGTGATGCAGTTCTTTGGTGTTACCCTGAACCTGATGTCCCTGTTTGCCTTCATTCTTGCAATTGGAATTGTGGTGGATGATGCCATCGTGGTTGGCGAAAATATCTACGCTGCCCGTGAGAAAGGTGCATCGGCGAGTGAGGCAGCGATACTTGGGGCAAAGCGCATTACACGCCCGGTCATTTTTGCGGTATGTACCACGGTGGTTGCGTTTATCCCGCTACTGTTTGTGCCGGGCATGATGGGTAAAATCTTTACTGCCATTCCTATTGTCGTGATCGCAGTGCTTGGGTTATCGCTGATTGAGTCGTTGTTGATTCTGCCCTATCACCTGTCGCATTTGCCGGCCCCTGGCGAAAAAACGAAAAACCCGGTTATGCGCGCGTTCGAGACAATTCAGGGTTACGTAGATCGTGGCCTCAAGCGGTTCAGCAATGGTCCGCTCAGGCGCGCGCTGCGGTTCTCTACAACGAACCCGGGCGTAGTGGTGGCCGGTGCTTTCGCGATGGTCATTTTGTCGGTTGGCCTTATTGCCGGCGGGTATTTACGCATCACGTTTTTCCCTGCCATTGAGGCGGATGTGGTAACAGCTACGCTGGAAATGCCAGAAGGCACTTCGATCACAGAAACGCGCCGCATTGCCGACCGCATTGAAGAAGGCGGACGTGCAACCAGTTTGGCAATTCAGAATACGTTAACAGACGATGCTCCAGAATTGATGACGGCAGTTTATACCGTTGTGGGACAACGCGCCCAGCAAGGGGGACCGGATGGCGGCGGATCCAGCGGGCTGCAGGCAAACGTTGCGAATGTTCAGATTCGGCTACTCCCGGGCGAACAACGGACGATTGCAGCTGAGCGGTTTGCAAATGAATGGCGAGACCGTGTGGGCCAGGTGACGGAAGCAAAGGTACTCAACTTTAAATCGGAGTTGATGAATTTTGGTGCGCCTGTGGCGGTTGAAGTATCACATCCTAATCCGACTACATTGAAGGTGATCACGAACCGCATTATGGATGAACTCGCATTGTATGAAGGGGTCTACGACATCGAAAGTGATCAGTCGGAAGGGACGCGCGAGGTGCAACTGGAGCTGAAGCCGGCGGCCCGCAGTCTCGGCCTGACCCTCGATGGACTTGCCCGAGAAGTGCGTGCAGGTTTCTTTGGGGAAGAAGCCTTGCGTGTACAGCGTGGCCGGGAAGATGTAAGGGTGTATGTTCGCTTGCCTCAGGATGAGCGAAATGCCATTGCTGATCTTGAGGCCTTCCGCGTGCCACTTGCAAATGGTAGTGAAGTGCCTTTGGGAAGCGTTGCTGCCGTTTCTTTTGGTTCTGCGCCAGCTTCCATCAACAGAAAAGAAGGAAAACGGGTTGTGACCCTCAGCGCAGAGGTGAACGAGTCCATTGTGACGGGACAGGAAATTACGGCCCAGTTGCAGGAGGTTAACTTGCCGGCACTCCAGCAAGATTATCCGCAAATGCAATATTCGTTTGGTGGAGAGCAGGAAGAACAGGCTGAATCAATGGGTGCGCTTGGACGTGGTTTCTTGTTGGCGTTGCTTGCTATTTATGCGCTGCTTGCCATTCCTTTCCGGTCGTATACACAGCCTTTGATTATCATGTCAGCCATCCCGTTTGGGATCATTGGTGCTTTTCTGGGGCATTTCTTCCTCGGTATTCCCGTTGGGCTACTCAGCATGTTTGGCATCATCGGCCTGAGCGGCGTGGTTGTGAATGACGGCCTGGTGATGATTGACTTTGTGAACGAATTGCACAAAAAAGGAATGCCGATGAAAGAGGCCATCATCGAAGGAGCGATGACGCGTTTCCGGCCGATATTACTGACCTCAATAACTACATTCCTGGGTATCGCGCCGATTATTTTCGAGAAAAGTCTGCAGGCGCAGTTCCTGATTCCGATGGCCGTTAGTCTCGGGTTTGGTATTCTGTTCGCAACCGTGATTCTCATGCTGCTCGTGCCGGCGATGGCCATGATTCAGTATAAAGTGACCACGTGGTTCGCTCGTAAGTTCGGCAGCGATGCCGCGCAGATGCAGGTAAGCCCTGAGCCGGCGGCCTAA
- the tsaE gene encoding tRNA (adenosine(37)-N6)-threonylcarbamoyltransferase complex ATPase subunit type 1 TsaE encodes MNLIDGPVISTSADQTHALGKAFAETLAPGQVVALYGTLGAGKTRFTKGVCAYWEIPDSLVSSPTFTLVNEYASSVGPIYHFDAYRIEQVSEFFELGYEDYFYGDGICLVEWPDRVEALLPDDTIRLRFTHMGDDRREIVLL; translated from the coding sequence ATGAATCTGATAGATGGTCCCGTTATATCAACATCTGCTGACCAGACCCATGCATTGGGGAAGGCGTTTGCTGAAACCCTGGCGCCTGGTCAGGTGGTTGCGTTGTATGGCACGCTTGGCGCCGGCAAAACCCGGTTTACCAAAGGTGTATGCGCGTACTGGGAGATTCCGGATTCGCTGGTGAGCAGTCCGACGTTTACCCTGGTTAACGAGTATGCGTCATCGGTTGGCCCCATTTACCACTTTGATGCATACCGCATTGAGCAGGTGAGCGAGTTTTTTGAGCTGGGGTATGAAGACTATTTTTATGGAGATGGTATTTGTCTGGTTGAATGGCCCGATCGGGTTGAGGCCCTGTTGCCAGATGATACGATCCGCCTGCGTTTTACCCATATGGGTGACGATCGGCGTGAAATAGTGCTGCTCTGA
- a CDS encoding TIGR01548 family HAD-type hydrolase — MEIKALLFDMDGVMVDVSRSYRRAIEETVSHFTGREIESGTIQRYKNLGGFNDDWKLTHAIVSDAGIQVSFSRVVDEFQKRYRGENWDGFIAEEEPLIRLRTLEELNTESRILGIVTGRPGAEANWTIDRLGWKQYFPLVIPKEKQEGREKPDAFPLLHALAILDAAGRRVEPEAALYVGDTVDDIKAARAAGLWAIGTVPPYLDKETHGELLRSVGAHYVITDPNTLPHLVDNFEELVVVPNQEEEEEGEA, encoded by the coding sequence GTGGAGATAAAGGCTTTACTCTTTGATATGGATGGCGTAATGGTGGACGTTTCACGCTCCTACCGTCGCGCTATTGAAGAAACGGTTTCCCATTTCACCGGACGCGAGATTGAATCGGGTACGATTCAGCGGTATAAAAACCTTGGTGGATTTAACGACGACTGGAAACTCACCCATGCCATCGTTTCCGACGCCGGCATCCAGGTTTCTTTCAGCCGCGTTGTAGATGAATTCCAGAAAAGGTACCGCGGGGAAAACTGGGACGGCTTTATTGCCGAAGAAGAACCCCTGATTCGTCTTCGCACGCTTGAAGAACTCAATACCGAGTCTCGTATTCTCGGCATTGTCACAGGCCGGCCCGGCGCCGAAGCAAACTGGACCATCGATCGGCTCGGTTGGAAGCAATACTTCCCACTCGTCATCCCGAAAGAAAAACAGGAAGGCCGTGAAAAGCCTGATGCCTTTCCGTTACTGCACGCATTGGCCATTCTTGATGCTGCAGGCCGCAGGGTTGAGCCCGAAGCTGCCCTCTATGTAGGCGATACGGTGGATGACATTAAAGCTGCCCGTGCTGCCGGCTTATGGGCAATTGGCACGGTACCGCCTTACCTCGATAAAGAAACCCATGGCGAACTGCTTCGCTCCGTTGGCGCGCACTACGTGATTACAGATCCGAATACCCTGCCACATCTCGTGGACAATTTCGAAGAGCTGGTTGTGGTGCCTAATCAGGAAGAAGAGGAAGAAGGGGAAGCGTAG
- the rho gene encoding transcription termination factor Rho, whose product MNISDLKSKKLADLRDIARGLGLTGYSGLRKQDLIYLILETEAEVAATHTTAAAPQSAAVASPPKRARRTATGKGQASSQRPAPGDDNGSSASGPVRKEQEARHETKDHKEGGDDMYDYTDDDQYDRRDDRRDDRRDDRRDDRRDDYRDSRNDDRSDYRNDRQGGRDDRRRDSRSDDRRGRGRGDDRRDSRDNRDRGRGRSDRNDSKAGRSNRKSNDRMDSRKANDRGQQSRGSDARYDRKNNGRNDRRDARGDSRGRSDRDNRRSSGSSRDRDRDNRRNDSGRGGQDNRRRRNSGMNREEHRRRVYEGRPEYMSAYDPNKTELEGMINKVGVLEVLPDGYGFLRSSEYNYLPSPDDIYVSPSQIKRFSLRLGDTVDGEVRPPKEGERFFALIQVNSINGRKPAELEERASFDYLTPLYPEEQLVLEHHPTDYSMRNMDMFAPIGKGQRGLIVAQPKTGKTVLLQKIANAITTNHPEVYLIILLVDERPEEVTDTQRNVQAEVISSTFDQEPERHVEVADIVLEKAKRLVEAGQDVVILLDSITRLARAHNSVTPNTGKTLSGGMEAGALRGPKRFFGAARNVEEGGSLTIIGTALIDTGSRMDEVIFEEFKGTGNMELVLSREMADRRIFPAMDTIKSGTRREELLLSEAKLSRVWILRKLLADMDSTQAMTFLLDKMRGTRDNDEFLIVMNS is encoded by the coding sequence ATGAATATTTCTGATTTAAAAAGCAAAAAACTTGCTGACCTTAGAGACATTGCCCGCGGCCTCGGCCTGACGGGTTACTCTGGATTGAGGAAGCAGGACCTGATTTACCTAATTCTGGAAACGGAAGCTGAAGTAGCAGCAACACACACAACCGCAGCAGCTCCACAGAGCGCTGCCGTCGCTTCACCACCTAAAAGAGCACGTCGCACGGCTACTGGCAAAGGCCAGGCCTCATCTCAGCGACCTGCCCCGGGCGATGACAACGGCTCAAGCGCTAGCGGTCCTGTTCGAAAAGAACAGGAAGCACGTCATGAAACCAAGGACCACAAGGAGGGTGGTGACGACATGTACGATTATACAGACGACGATCAATACGACCGCAGAGACGATCGTAGAGATGACCGACGAGACGATCGCCGGGATGATCGACGAGACGACTATCGCGATTCCCGCAACGACGATCGATCTGACTATAGAAACGACCGCCAGGGCGGCCGCGACGACAGACGGCGCGACAGCAGATCCGACGACCGCCGAGGCCGAGGCCGAGGCGATGATCGCCGTGATAGTCGCGATAACCGCGACCGCGGTCGCGGACGTTCTGATCGCAATGATTCAAAAGCGGGCCGTTCAAACCGGAAATCGAACGACCGGATGGATTCCCGCAAAGCCAACGATCGTGGCCAGCAGTCAAGAGGTTCTGACGCTCGCTACGACCGCAAAAACAACGGACGCAATGACCGCCGCGACGCTCGTGGTGATTCTCGCGGCCGTTCCGACAGAGATAACCGCAGGTCTTCTGGATCTTCGCGCGACCGTGATCGCGACAACCGTCGCAATGATTCCGGAAGAGGCGGACAGGATAATCGCCGGCGCCGTAACAGCGGTATGAACCGCGAAGAGCACCGCAGAAGAGTTTACGAAGGACGCCCTGAGTACATGTCTGCCTACGATCCGAACAAAACGGAACTCGAAGGCATGATCAACAAAGTTGGCGTACTCGAAGTACTGCCAGACGGGTACGGATTCCTTCGTTCAAGCGAATACAATTACCTGCCGAGCCCGGACGATATTTATGTATCTCCATCCCAGATCAAGCGTTTTAGCTTGCGTTTGGGCGATACGGTTGACGGCGAAGTTCGTCCGCCTAAAGAAGGAGAACGCTTCTTCGCACTCATCCAGGTAAACAGCATCAATGGCCGCAAGCCGGCTGAACTGGAAGAGCGGGCAAGTTTTGATTACCTCACGCCACTGTATCCTGAAGAACAGCTGGTGCTTGAGCATCATCCTACCGATTACAGCATGCGCAACATGGACATGTTTGCGCCAATCGGTAAAGGACAGCGTGGCCTGATTGTGGCGCAGCCTAAAACCGGTAAAACGGTATTGCTGCAGAAAATTGCCAATGCAATCACCACCAACCATCCTGAAGTTTATCTGATCATCCTGCTGGTGGACGAACGCCCTGAAGAGGTTACGGACACCCAGCGGAATGTGCAGGCTGAAGTTATTTCTTCAACCTTCGATCAGGAGCCCGAGCGACACGTTGAAGTTGCTGATATTGTGCTTGAAAAAGCGAAGCGTCTTGTAGAAGCCGGCCAGGATGTTGTAATCCTGCTCGACTCTATTACCCGCCTTGCCCGCGCGCACAACTCGGTAACACCAAACACTGGTAAAACACTTTCCGGTGGTATGGAAGCCGGCGCACTCCGTGGACCCAAGCGGTTCTTCGGTGCTGCCCGTAACGTTGAAGAAGGCGGATCACTTACCATCATTGGTACCGCGTTGATCGACACTGGTAGCCGCATGGACGAAGTGATCTTTGAGGAATTCAAAGGCACGGGTAACATGGAGCTTGTCCTTTCCCGCGAAATGGCTGACCGCCGTATCTTCCCGGCAATGGATACCATTAAGTCCGGTACCCGTCGTGAAGAATTGCTTCTTAGCGAAGCGAAGTTGAGTCGTGTCTGGATTTTACGTAAACTGTTGGCCGACATGGATTCCACACAGGCCATGACGTTCCTGCTCGACAAGATGCGCGGCACCCGCGACAACGACGAATTCCTCATCGTGATGAATTCATAG
- a CDS encoding Mur ligase family protein gives MTYPEAANYLLERPRFAVEGSAAYAPGLQRIEGVLEAMGRPQAACPLVHIAGTNGKGSTASFLAAIFTAYGKRTGLHTSPHLHHLAERLRIDGQPAPETWIASRIAKYNAVFSLYHVSFFEAMVALSLLYFAEEGAEVAVVEVGLGGRLDATNIVSPELAIITSIGLDHTQILGNSIRDIAREKAGIIKDGIPVFTGVTQPDASAEIQQIAAQRAAPVYAIEDVVTWAPVQDSLDGTRINAITNEDQYSDLQLGLRGEHQARNALLALMATEYMLPAGSRRHAAITRGLAETALLSGLRGRMEVVNKEPLVVLDVGHNAEGLAAALKHMSNAVIENEGQLFVMFGTMRDKDTVQMAKQLAAIGAFVFTPPIHSDRALPPTELAQILRSHDIACTCVESVEKGLSRFYEVATSKDGLLIVGSHFLVAQYN, from the coding sequence ATGACCTATCCTGAAGCAGCTAACTACCTGTTGGAACGCCCGCGCTTCGCGGTGGAAGGCAGTGCGGCGTATGCGCCTGGCTTGCAGCGAATCGAAGGCGTACTGGAAGCGATGGGGCGCCCGCAAGCCGCCTGTCCGCTGGTTCATATTGCCGGCACAAATGGCAAAGGTTCAACGGCCTCTTTTTTGGCGGCGATCTTTACAGCGTATGGAAAACGGACAGGATTGCACACATCGCCCCACCTGCATCACCTTGCGGAACGCTTACGCATCGATGGGCAGCCGGCGCCTGAAACATGGATTGCCTCCCGCATAGCAAAGTACAATGCTGTGTTTAGTCTGTACCATGTCAGCTTTTTTGAGGCGATGGTAGCGCTGAGTTTGCTGTATTTTGCAGAAGAAGGGGCGGAGGTGGCAGTTGTGGAAGTGGGCCTGGGCGGGCGGCTTGATGCAACCAACATTGTTTCCCCCGAACTGGCGATAATTACCTCGATTGGTTTGGATCATACACAGATTTTGGGAAACTCAATTCGAGACATTGCAAGGGAGAAGGCCGGCATAATTAAAGATGGGATTCCCGTGTTTACCGGTGTAACGCAGCCGGATGCAAGCGCAGAGATTCAGCAAATTGCAGCACAGCGCGCTGCTCCAGTTTATGCCATAGAGGATGTTGTGACCTGGGCGCCGGTTCAGGATTCATTGGATGGGACGCGCATCAATGCTATTACGAATGAAGACCAGTACAGCGACCTGCAGCTTGGTCTGCGCGGTGAGCATCAGGCCAGAAACGCGCTTTTAGCGCTTATGGCTACAGAATATATGTTGCCGGCTGGATCCCGACGGCATGCCGCCATCACGCGTGGATTGGCAGAAACGGCGCTTTTGTCCGGTTTGCGTGGACGCATGGAGGTAGTGAACAAGGAACCCCTTGTGGTTCTCGACGTAGGCCATAATGCAGAAGGTCTCGCTGCGGCGCTAAAACACATGTCAAACGCCGTAATTGAGAATGAAGGACAGCTATTTGTGATGTTTGGCACGATGCGTGATAAGGATACTGTGCAGATGGCCAAGCAACTTGCAGCTATCGGGGCATTTGTTTTTACACCTCCGATACACTCCGACAGGGCATTGCCCCCAACTGAATTGGCTCAAATTCTCCGTTCCCATGATATCGCATGCACATGCGTTGAGAGCGTTGAAAAAGGGCTTTCACGGTTCTATGAAGTAGCTACCAGCAAGGACGGTCTGTTGATCGTGGGCTCACACTTTCTTGTTGCTCAGTATAATTGA